One window of Schistocerca cancellata isolate TAMUIC-IGC-003103 chromosome 9, iqSchCanc2.1, whole genome shotgun sequence genomic DNA carries:
- the LOC126100199 gene encoding endocuticle structural glycoprotein SgAbd-5-like yields MKTVLILAALVAICAARPQQADPRTAVIEELTSDNIGVGPWSWGYRTSNGISQQEQGTIENQGSEDEAIAVRGSYSFIGADGKTYTITYVADRNGFQPQGDFLPKRR; encoded by the exons ATGAAGACT GTTCTGATTCTCGCAGCCCTGGTGGCCATCTGCGCAGCTAGGCCCCAGCAGGCTGACCCGAGGACGGCAGTCATCGAGGAGCTGACCAGCGACAACATTGGTGTTGGACCCTGGAGCTGGGG ATACCGTACCAGCAACGGCATCTCGCAGCAGGAACAGGGCACCATCGAGAACCAAGGCTCTGAGGATGAAGCCATCGCCGTTCGAGGCAGCTACTCCTTCATCGGCGCCGACGGCAAGACCTACACCATCACTTACGTCGCCGACAGGAACGGCTTCCAGCCCCAGGGTGACTTCCTGCCCAAGCGCCGATAA